A window of Leptotrichia wadei contains these coding sequences:
- a CDS encoding replication-associated recombination protein A, giving the protein MNLFDKVYENKKPLAFRYRPKSLDDFYGQEKLVGENGILRKIIERGNFMNAIFWGAPGTGKTTLAEIVAEKMNYHYDYLNAIKASVTDIKEISDKAHNRFRTNGQQTLLFLDEIHRFNKLQQDSLLQDLENGNIILIGATTENPYYNLNNALLSRCMAFEFKKLSEKDLLKILENINEKEKIGISDEILKYISEIIEGDARQAINILELIANVGVDFTFDEVKEVLNTKKSYHKTEDKYNTVSAMIKSIRGSDPDAAVYWMAKMLSGGEDILYIARRLVILASEDIGLANPRALPIAVAGLNAIKEIGMPEARIILSEVAIYLAISPKSNSAYNAINSALKHIENEKIQEVPVHLTKVGAKDYKYPHNYKNHYVDQIYMNEKIKFYEHGENKFEKAADEWLRKIKKNGK; this is encoded by the coding sequence ATGAATTTATTTGACAAAGTATATGAAAATAAAAAGCCACTTGCGTTTAGATATCGTCCGAAAAGTTTGGATGATTTTTATGGACAGGAAAAGTTGGTTGGAGAGAATGGAATTTTGAGGAAGATTATTGAGCGTGGGAATTTTATGAATGCGATTTTTTGGGGAGCACCGGGGACTGGGAAGACGACTCTTGCGGAAATTGTTGCCGAGAAAATGAATTATCATTATGATTATCTGAATGCAATAAAAGCCTCTGTAACTGATATAAAGGAGATTTCTGATAAAGCACACAACAGATTTCGTACGAACGGACAGCAGACACTTTTGTTTTTGGACGAGATTCATAGATTTAATAAGTTGCAGCAGGATTCGCTTTTGCAGGATTTGGAAAATGGGAATATTATTTTGATTGGAGCCACGACTGAAAATCCTTATTATAACTTGAATAATGCGTTGTTGTCACGATGTATGGCATTTGAATTTAAAAAATTGAGCGAAAAAGATTTGCTTAAAATTTTGGAAAATATTAATGAAAAAGAGAAAATTGGAATTTCAGATGAGATTTTGAAGTATATTTCAGAGATTATTGAAGGGGATGCAAGACAGGCTATAAATATTTTGGAATTAATTGCAAATGTTGGGGTGGATTTTACGTTTGATGAAGTGAAGGAAGTGCTGAATACGAAAAAATCTTATCACAAGACGGAAGACAAGTATAATACGGTTTCTGCAATGATAAAAAGTATTCGTGGAAGTGATCCTGATGCAGCTGTTTACTGGATGGCAAAAATGCTTTCTGGTGGTGAAGATATTTTGTATATTGCTAGAAGACTTGTAATTTTGGCTTCTGAAGATATTGGACTTGCAAATCCACGGGCGTTACCAATTGCCGTGGCAGGGCTTAATGCGATAAAGGAAATTGGAATGCCCGAAGCTAGAATCATCTTGTCTGAAGTGGCAATCTATCTTGCAATTTCTCCCAAGAGCAATTCAGCTTACAATGCCATAAATTCAGCACTCAAACACATTGAAAATGAAAAAATTCAGGAAGTTCCAGTTCATCTCACAAAAGTTGGAGCAAAAGACTATAAATATCCACACAATTATAAAAATCATTATGTAGACCAAATTTATATGAATGAAAAAATCAAATTTTATGAGCATGGAGAAAATAAATTTGAAAAGGCGGCGGATGAGTGGTTGAGGAAAATTAAGAAGAATGGGAAATAG
- a CDS encoding YARHG domain-containing protein, producing MKKINDNMISNEITADKNNKNSNENTENVNIKSQKNNFDYYIKTVKQMKTNNTLPINFYNCNSISDIVFALLKAAYPNDKIGTTPKWKIEGDLGDGGKMIRVSYKNAIVRIEAYKKGDYINVIPRNITLESNNRKFSLLKFLTYGRNNRNISTNNSQQISNSHLKTSSNENLSKSHSTSYDELDLDDLNNLKYEVMEEGNESAFSRYSKEQLKILRNMIFAEKGFAFEEGGELRKYFENKSWYSPTILDQSVIQLNDYDKEFVLKLKKYEGID from the coding sequence ATGAAAAAAATTAATGATAATATGATTTCTAACGAAATTACAGCTGATAAAAATAATAAAAATAGCAATGAAAATACAGAAAATGTAAATATTAAATCTCAAAAAAATAATTTCGATTATTATATAAAAACTGTAAAACAAATGAAAACTAATAATACATTGCCAATAAATTTCTATAATTGCAATTCAATTTCGGATATTGTTTTCGCATTACTTAAAGCTGCTTATCCTAATGATAAAATTGGAACAACCCCAAAATGGAAAATTGAAGGTGATTTAGGAGATGGTGGTAAAATGATAAGAGTTTCATACAAAAATGCTATAGTACGTATTGAAGCATATAAAAAAGGAGATTATATCAATGTAATTCCTAGAAATATAACTTTAGAAAGTAACAATCGAAAATTTTCATTATTAAAATTTCTTACTTATGGTAGAAATAATAGAAATATTTCTACTAATAACTCACAACAAATTTCAAACTCTCATTTAAAAACTTCATCAAATGAAAATTTATCAAAAAGCCACTCAACTTCATATGACGAACTAGATTTAGATGATTTAAACAATTTGAAATATGAAGTTATGGAAGAAGGAAATGAGAGTGCTTTTAGTAGATATTCTAAAGAACAATTAAAAATTTTGAGAAATATGATATTTGCTGAAAAAGGATTTGCATTTGAAGAAGGTGGTGAACTCAGAAAATATTTTGAAAATAAATCTTGGTATTCTCCAACAATCCTAGATCAGTCAGTAATTCAACTAAATGATTATGATAAAGAATTTGTACTAAAATTAAAAAAATATGAAGGTATTGATTAA
- a CDS encoding SH3 domain-containing protein, which produces MRKLLLILSLFVINIVGLAYEKCNSGMIYDINVDTLNGSYLGQDETGTVIIKLSKNAKVSGTQYIDEKDVDTYGFGDLGDCTPNPKITEIHIEDAVFNSIYNNFFEIFSSKSESNPHSFKVDFTSCIDKNKVFCKIYNDKGFDGKPSGITFINQEVVDFEIHGNIIDVVRRGDFVSGYNNYEDLEEKRAKREKYIVNSPNGYVKFMRKPDNNSTIRGKVKNGKTVSLINEKGNWYYVQVLDGEEFGYVNKEYLKKKDGVK; this is translated from the coding sequence ATGAGAAAATTATTGTTAATTTTAAGTTTGTTTGTTATAAATATTGTTGGGTTGGCTTATGAGAAATGTAATTCTGGAATGATTTACGATATTAATGTAGACACTTTGAATGGAAGTTATTTGGGACAAGATGAGACAGGTACAGTAATAATTAAACTTTCCAAAAATGCTAAAGTTTCTGGAACACAGTACATTGACGAAAAAGATGTTGACACATATGGATTTGGAGATTTAGGAGATTGTACTCCTAATCCCAAAATTACAGAGATTCATATTGAAGATGCTGTTTTTAATTCAATATATAATAATTTTTTTGAAATATTTAGCAGTAAATCTGAAAGTAATCCTCACAGTTTTAAAGTAGATTTCACTTCATGCATTGATAAAAATAAAGTATTTTGTAAAATTTATAATGATAAAGGTTTTGATGGAAAGCCTTCCGGGATTACTTTTATTAATCAAGAAGTCGTAGATTTTGAAATTCATGGAAATATAATAGATGTTGTAAGAAGAGGAGATTTTGTTTCTGGCTATAATAATTATGAAGATTTAGAAGAAAAAAGAGCAAAGCGAGAAAAATATATTGTAAATTCGCCAAATGGATATGTTAAGTTTATGAGAAAGCCTGACAACAATTCAACAATTCGTGGCAAGGTAAAAAATGGAAAAACTGTAAGTTTAATTAATGAAAAAGGTAATTGGTATTATGTCCAAGTTTTAGATGGCGAAGAATTTGGATATGTTAATAAGGAATATTTGAAAAAGAAAGATGGTGTCAAATAA
- the purH gene encoding bifunctional phosphoribosylaminoimidazolecarboxamide formyltransferase/IMP cyclohydrolase, producing the protein MKKRALISVFDKTGILEFAQFLDKKGVEIISTGGTYKYLKENGLSVIDVSEVTNFKEMLDGRVKTLHPNIHGGILAIRDNKEHMDTIAKEGIETIDYVIVNLYPFFREVQTDKTFDEKIEFIDIGGPTMLRSAAKSFKDVTVICETEDYSAVMEEMEKDGEVSYKIKKRLAGKVFNLTSAYDAAISNFLLEEEYPKYLNVSYEKKFNLRYGENPHQSSAYYVSTTENGSMKDIKQLNGKELSFNNIRDMDIAWKVVGEFDGPAACAIKHSTPCGVAVADDILTAYKKAHDCDPVSIFGGIVALNREVNKETAEELKKIFLEIVIAPSFTDEALEILKTKKNLRVIECKTPKSQDKFDYVKVDGGILVQGTNNKMIDEMNVVTEKQPTEKEKADMELGMKVVKYVKSNAIVVVKDGMAIGVGTGQTNRIWSTEHALQHAQEKVGKNLTGAVLASDAFFPFRDCVDTATKTGIKAIVQPGGSIRDKESIDACNEHGITMVFTGIRHFKH; encoded by the coding sequence ATGAAAAAAAGAGCTTTGATTAGTGTTTTTGATAAAACTGGGATATTGGAATTTGCACAGTTTTTGGATAAAAAAGGTGTGGAAATTATTTCGACAGGAGGAACTTATAAATATTTGAAGGAAAATGGTCTTTCTGTAATTGATGTTTCAGAAGTTACTAATTTTAAAGAAATGTTGGATGGGAGAGTAAAAACTTTGCATCCAAATATTCATGGTGGAATTTTGGCGATTAGAGATAATAAAGAGCATATGGATACGATTGCAAAAGAAGGAATTGAAACAATTGATTATGTTATTGTTAATCTTTATCCATTCTTTAGAGAAGTTCAGACGGACAAAACTTTTGATGAAAAAATTGAATTTATTGATATAGGTGGGCCTACAATGCTTCGTTCAGCTGCAAAATCATTTAAAGATGTAACAGTTATTTGTGAAACTGAAGATTATTCAGCAGTTATGGAAGAAATGGAAAAAGATGGAGAAGTTTCTTATAAAATTAAAAAAAGATTGGCTGGGAAAGTATTTAACTTGACATCAGCTTATGATGCGGCTATTTCTAATTTCTTATTGGAAGAAGAATATCCTAAATATTTGAATGTTTCATACGAAAAAAAATTCAATTTGAGATATGGGGAAAATCCTCATCAATCTTCAGCTTACTATGTTTCAACTACTGAGAATGGAAGTATGAAAGATATTAAACAATTAAACGGAAAAGAATTGTCATTTAACAATATTAGGGATATGGACATCGCTTGGAAAGTGGTTGGAGAATTTGATGGTCCAGCAGCTTGTGCGATAAAACACTCAACTCCTTGTGGTGTGGCTGTTGCAGATGACATTTTAACAGCGTACAAAAAAGCTCACGATTGTGATCCAGTATCAATTTTTGGTGGAATTGTGGCACTTAACAGAGAAGTTAATAAAGAAACTGCCGAAGAATTGAAAAAAATCTTCTTGGAAATCGTAATTGCACCTTCATTTACAGATGAAGCGTTGGAAATCTTAAAAACTAAGAAAAACTTGAGAGTTATCGAATGTAAAACTCCAAAATCTCAAGATAAATTCGATTATGTAAAAGTTGATGGCGGAATTTTGGTTCAGGGAACAAATAACAAAATGATTGATGAAATGAATGTTGTTACTGAAAAACAGCCAACTGAAAAAGAAAAAGCTGATATGGAATTAGGAATGAAAGTTGTAAAATATGTAAAATCAAATGCAATTGTAGTCGTTAAAGATGGAATGGCAATTGGTGTAGGAACTGGTCAAACTAACAGAATCTGGTCAACAGAACATGCATTACAGCACGCTCAAGAAAAAGTAGGAAAAAACTTGACAGGAGCAGTATTAGCATCAGACGCTTTCTTCCCATTCAGAGATTGCGTAGACACAGCTACAAAAACAGGAATCAAAGCAATTGTACAACCTGGTGGTTCAATTAGAGATAAAGAATCAATTGACGCTTGTAATGAACATGGAATAACAATGGTATTTACTGGAATTAGACATTTTAAACATTAA
- a CDS encoding DUF898 family protein: MENRSHFDGGLLSYVGWIILGSLITSCTFGICYPWALCMIYGWKINHTVIEGRRLQFNGTAVGLFGNWIKWLLLIVVTFGIYGFWVHIKLEQWKVKNTTFLD, translated from the coding sequence TTGGAAAATAGAAGTCATTTTGATGGAGGGCTATTAAGTTATGTTGGATGGATTATTCTGGGAAGCTTAATAACTTCATGTACATTTGGAATTTGTTATCCTTGGGCTTTGTGCATGATTTATGGCTGGAAAATAAATCATACTGTTATAGAAGGAAGAAGGCTGCAATTTAATGGAACTGCAGTAGGACTATTTGGAAATTGGATAAAATGGTTATTGTTAATAGTAGTGACATTTGGAATATACGGTTTTTGGGTGCACATAAAACTGGAACAGTGGAAAGTAAAAAATACAACATTTTTAGATTAA
- a CDS encoding DKNYY domain-containing protein yields the protein MKKFFRMLGLIILIGNIGFAEYTIKDGKVYWDDELVVKYVNGVVSQYNKFLPDVESFKILKNGYARDKGTIYYNGETVQKQNGDNEVDIKTFEILEGNVARDKNTVYINGIDFPNVDVNTVKIVKSKYDFINYVKDKNGIYWIGSPDVEANRHYDKETFEDLGDFFARDKNYIYYFEKPLKFIDKASFKRLSDSYISDKNGIYYLDKIIKGADKNSFEIMGRGYAKDKNNIYYEDKKLSGADINTFEVKEDIVKDKNSIYFNGKKLEGADIQSFRKLNEYYAIDKNNIYYNLDSDSDIKRIKNTDGNFKIIEEKLIKNKDGVYYLGKKIKEIDPNSFKIIRKNNLKKDNSYYAKDSKNVYYIQLDPSFIWDSYNTLKNVVKVLRGANPNTFEVINDYYSKDDKNIFYISWIVEKEPLIKGVDIKTFEVLNNEFSKDKNNVYFGTDREEDLDSKSFKILNLNSQNRNGYYLEDKNGIYFLKINDFGNYFNKITDKGKFLNDFYIKDNNYVYCNEDVLNNADPNTFKVVDEYSSRAEDKNHKYEYCKVLK from the coding sequence ATGAAAAAATTTTTTAGGATGTTAGGATTAATTATTTTAATTGGAAATATTGGATTTGCAGAATATACGATTAAAGATGGAAAAGTTTATTGGGATGATGAACTTGTCGTGAAATATGTAAATGGGGTAGTCAGTCAGTACAATAAATTTTTACCTGATGTGGAAAGTTTTAAAATATTAAAAAATGGGTATGCAAGAGATAAAGGAACGATTTATTATAATGGAGAAACGGTGCAAAAACAAAATGGAGATAATGAAGTAGATATAAAAACATTTGAAATTTTGGAAGGAAATGTGGCAAGAGATAAAAATACAGTTTATATTAATGGAATTGATTTTCCTAATGTGGATGTAAATACAGTAAAAATTGTAAAATCTAAATATGATTTTATTAATTATGTGAAGGATAAAAACGGTATATATTGGATTGGAAGTCCTGATGTAGAAGCAAATCGGCACTATGATAAGGAAACTTTTGAAGATTTAGGAGATTTTTTTGCAAGAGATAAGAATTATATTTATTATTTTGAAAAGCCTTTAAAGTTTATTGATAAAGCAAGTTTTAAAAGATTATCAGATAGCTATATATCAGATAAAAATGGAATTTATTATCTTGATAAGATAATTAAAGGAGCTGATAAAAATAGTTTTGAAATAATGGGACGGGGTTATGCAAAAGATAAAAACAATATTTATTACGAGGATAAAAAATTGTCAGGGGCAGATATTAACACATTTGAGGTGAAAGAGGATATTGTGAAAGATAAAAATAGTATTTATTTTAATGGAAAAAAATTAGAGGGAGCAGACATTCAAAGTTTTAGAAAATTAAATGAATATTATGCTATTGATAAAAATAATATATATTATAATTTAGATTCAGATTCGGATATAAAAAGAATAAAAAATACTGATGGAAATTTTAAAATAATTGAAGAAAAACTTATAAAAAATAAAGATGGTGTGTATTATTTGGGTAAAAAAATAAAAGAAATTGATCCAAATAGTTTTAAAATTATAAGAAAAAATAATTTAAAAAAAGATAATTCATATTATGCAAAAGATAGTAAAAATGTGTATTATATTCAATTAGATCCGTCATTTATTTGGGACTCATATAATACTTTAAAAAATGTTGTTAAAGTTTTGAGAGGTGCAAATCCTAATACATTTGAAGTAATAAATGATTATTACAGTAAAGATGATAAAAATATATTTTATATAAGTTGGATTGTTGAAAAAGAACCTCTGATAAAAGGTGTTGATATAAAAACCTTCGAAGTGTTAAATAATGAGTTTTCAAAAGATAAAAATAATGTATATTTTGGAACTGATAGAGAAGAAGATTTAGATTCTAAAAGTTTTAAAATTTTGAATTTAAATAGTCAAAATAGGAATGGTTATTATTTAGAAGATAAAAATGGAATTTATTTTCTAAAAATAAATGATTTCGGTAATTATTTCAATAAAATTACTGATAAGGGTAAATTTTTGAATGATTTCTATATTAAAGATAATAATTATGTATATTGTAATGAAGATGTATTGAATAATGCGGATCCAAATACATTTAAAGTGGTAGACGAGTATAGTTCACGGGCTGAGGATAAAAATCATAAATATGAGTATTGTAAGGTTTTGAAATAA
- a CDS encoding YARHG domain-containing protein has product MKKIRILLLFALIMIFSANLLANDWEFGSEGGHIVPMNVSNVSIKSERLRFKLEKFKSEYGTLDNEMVVTVRFVFDSPEAGEKYIGFITPEGGNEEWDERDHFKDFKTSVNGQNVSTKAYRLTDFAPKDVKQLEEVKKYYKEYDEDKARKEYEYYKKSYVYYFKANFKKGENIVEHSYRYDGSSGVGIVDFNYVWSTISKWKNQKVDNFEVIVEPGDALIAMPVVKTKDGKEIKWQLAGEGNVDYAYKENYETNEPYKVLYAKLKKGYLYFKTNNFKPEEEFELREIKGLRVNYVFPDKTEKGFKFKDDLTDDAYAIKYLDKDEIKDISDEELKIMRNYPYAMAGYDFSDKKLKDYFSKFLWYVPIGKDAKLGKDDYEYVKDVDKVINDRKNGK; this is encoded by the coding sequence ATGAAAAAAATCAGAATACTGCTATTATTTGCTCTAATTATGATTTTCAGTGCGAATTTGTTGGCGAATGACTGGGAATTTGGGTCGGAAGGTGGGCATATTGTGCCGATGAATGTGTCGAATGTTTCGATAAAGAGTGAGAGGCTTCGTTTTAAATTGGAAAAATTTAAGTCAGAGTATGGGACGCTAGATAATGAAATGGTAGTAACTGTTAGATTTGTGTTTGATAGTCCTGAAGCTGGGGAGAAATATATTGGATTTATTACGCCTGAAGGTGGGAATGAAGAATGGGATGAAAGAGATCATTTCAAGGATTTTAAGACTTCTGTCAATGGACAAAATGTGAGTACAAAAGCGTATAGATTGACTGATTTTGCCCCAAAAGATGTAAAGCAGCTGGAAGAAGTTAAAAAATATTATAAGGAATATGATGAAGATAAGGCACGAAAAGAATATGAATATTACAAAAAGAGCTATGTTTACTACTTCAAGGCTAATTTTAAAAAAGGAGAAAATATAGTTGAGCACAGCTATCGTTATGATGGAAGTAGCGGTGTTGGAATTGTTGATTTTAACTATGTCTGGTCGACTATTTCAAAATGGAAAAATCAGAAGGTGGATAATTTTGAAGTGATTGTTGAGCCAGGAGATGCTCTTATTGCAATGCCTGTGGTAAAGACAAAAGATGGAAAAGAGATAAAATGGCAATTGGCTGGAGAAGGAAATGTTGATTATGCTTACAAAGAAAATTATGAAACAAATGAGCCATACAAAGTTCTTTATGCCAAATTGAAAAAAGGTTATTTATATTTTAAAACAAATAATTTTAAGCCTGAAGAAGAATTTGAATTGAGAGAAATAAAAGGTTTGAGAGTTAATTATGTATTTCCTGATAAAACGGAAAAAGGTTTTAAATTTAAGGATGATTTGACAGACGATGCCTATGCGATAAAGTATTTAGATAAAGATGAAATAAAAGATATTTCAGATGAAGAATTGAAAATAATGAGAAACTATCCTTATGCGATGGCAGGTTATGATTTTTCAGACAAAAAATTGAAAGACTATTTTTCAAAATTCTTATGGTATGTTCCGATTGGAAAAGATGCTAAATTGGGAAAAGATGATTATGAGTATGTTAAAGATGTGGATAAAGTTATAAATGATAGGAAGAATGGGAAATAG
- a CDS encoding tetratricopeptide repeat protein — protein MKQTKEEWARYIQDEIKKNDSYDNYKHTFIEYKDYLEKCLLKNPRDVEKVCQLAIAYFTVYQDGKTSLNVLEEFLKKYSKDLNDDEKAIIYQDLADLYEKDAYDDKMCKYYLTKLIKMGKQSVVVWEVLGEYYLKRKKYKKALECFQEMEKFSDEKEIEDDYNYGITLFYCGYFEKAKEMLLRCYEKEPESAGILYALALCLHYTNDKKLAEPILDKLLEKVSLEKYYYDEQILFEELIDLYYLFEEYDRCVLVFEKEIDELDWEERFYYNMVFSFYFYSLKKLGNFKKAENKLSELIQKHNKYIEKIEVGEIYDKKYWNEEEIDEFIEEEKNEIKKILEIYKKIMNSNYKPQNTKINLEKMYKTCYLVDCPMHQKLD, from the coding sequence ATGAAACAAACAAAAGAAGAATGGGCAAGATATATTCAGGATGAAATCAAAAAAAATGATAGTTACGATAATTATAAGCATACATTTATTGAATATAAGGATTATTTAGAGAAATGTCTTTTGAAAAATCCGCGAGATGTAGAAAAGGTATGTCAATTAGCGATAGCTTATTTTACGGTGTATCAAGATGGAAAAACGAGTCTGAATGTATTAGAGGAGTTTTTGAAAAAATATTCAAAAGATTTAAATGATGATGAGAAGGCTATTATTTATCAGGATTTGGCTGATTTATATGAAAAAGATGCTTATGATGATAAAATGTGTAAGTATTATTTGACAAAATTAATTAAAATGGGGAAACAATCAGTGGTTGTATGGGAAGTATTGGGAGAATATTATTTAAAAAGAAAAAAATACAAAAAGGCACTTGAATGTTTTCAGGAAATGGAAAAATTTTCAGATGAGAAGGAAATAGAAGATGATTATAATTATGGGATAACGTTGTTTTATTGTGGTTATTTTGAAAAAGCGAAAGAAATGTTATTGAGATGTTATGAAAAGGAACCTGAAAGTGCAGGAATTTTATATGCATTGGCACTGTGCTTACATTATACCAATGATAAAAAATTGGCTGAGCCAATTCTGGATAAATTGTTAGAGAAAGTGTCGTTAGAGAAATATTATTATGATGAGCAAATTTTATTTGAAGAACTTATAGACTTATATTATTTATTTGAAGAATACGATAGGTGTGTCTTGGTTTTTGAAAAAGAGATAGATGAACTTGACTGGGAAGAACGTTTTTATTATAATATGGTTTTTTCATTTTATTTTTACAGTTTAAAAAAATTAGGAAATTTTAAGAAAGCAGAAAACAAATTGTCAGAATTGATTCAAAAACATAATAAGTATATTGAAAAAATTGAAGTTGGAGAAATTTATGACAAAAAATACTGGAATGAAGAAGAGATTGATGAATTTATTGAAGAAGAAAAGAATGAAATAAAAAAGATTTTGGAGATATATAAAAAGATAATGAATAGTAATTATAAGCCTCAAAATACAAAAATAAATTTAGAAAAAATGTATAAAACTTGCTATTTAGTTGATTGTCCAATGCATCAGAAATTAGATTAG
- a CDS encoding tetratricopeptide repeat protein, whose translation MEKQKNLERKTIKEWIKYIQEKIRNNSDYDSVYEEYKTFLENKLKDNPQDVEKVCQLAAVYNELTYQWKDIYKLLNEFIKKYENELTDEEKSRIYTNLGYYYDDQRDGSKRAIRTLRKAVAFNPNNSKAYYGLGANYYGAGKYEKSEEMYKRACELENNPIYKFEYANLLMVNGKNEEAKIILEKLIKKDFEFGKEDFAKIKYSYIVNRIRLKEFENIESEINELMLETVNKDDFFEEEFAELYYLAGSYEKSRKIYSKFKIQDYQFPAWWLRFYFYSLKQLNEIEKLQENFKIVLKIKDEEIESIKNGEFLTECTKSYKKEEIREIKRQIKNLKAEYGKILKTDYKPEVKIYPKFLYDCFLIDCPRHQKLDKLS comes from the coding sequence TTGGAAAAACAAAAAAATTTAGAAAGAAAAACGATAAAAGAATGGATAAAATATATTCAAGAAAAAATTAGAAATAATAGTGATTACGATTCTGTTTATGAAGAGTATAAAACATTTTTGGAAAATAAATTGAAAGATAACCCACAAGATGTAGAAAAGGTATGTCAATTAGCGGCAGTTTACAATGAATTAACTTATCAATGGAAGGATATTTATAAATTATTGAATGAATTTATTAAAAAATATGAAAATGAATTGACTGATGAGGAAAAATCACGGATTTATACTAATTTAGGGTATTATTATGATGATCAGAGAGATGGCAGTAAGAGAGCGATTAGAACTTTGAGAAAGGCTGTGGCGTTTAATCCAAATAATTCTAAGGCTTATTATGGACTTGGGGCGAATTATTATGGTGCTGGGAAATACGAGAAGTCAGAAGAAATGTATAAAAGAGCTTGTGAGCTGGAAAATAATCCGATTTATAAGTTTGAATATGCGAATTTGCTGATGGTTAATGGAAAAAACGAAGAGGCGAAAATAATTTTGGAAAAATTAATAAAAAAAGATTTTGAGTTTGGAAAAGAGGATTTTGCTAAGATAAAATATAGTTATATTGTGAATAGGATTCGATTGAAGGAATTTGAAAATATTGAGTCTGAAATTAATGAATTAATGTTAGAAACGGTTAATAAAGATGATTTTTTTGAGGAAGAGTTTGCAGAGCTATATTATTTGGCAGGAAGTTATGAGAAAAGCCGAAAAATTTATTCAAAGTTTAAAATACAAGATTATCAATTTCCAGCTTGGTGGCTGAGATTCTATTTTTATTCTCTAAAGCAGTTAAATGAAATAGAAAAATTACAAGAAAATTTTAAAATAGTTTTGAAGATTAAAGATGAAGAAATAGAGAGCATTAAAAATGGAGAATTTTTAACAGAATGTACGAAATCGTATAAAAAAGAAGAAATTAGGGAGATAAAAAGGCAAATAAAGAATTTGAAGGCAGAATATGGAAAAATATTGAAAACAGATTATAAACCAGAAGTAAAAATTTATCCTAAATTTTTATATGACTGTTTTTTGATAGATTGTCCACGACATCAAAAACTAGATAAATTAAGTTAA